One part of the Bdellovibrio sp. KM01 genome encodes these proteins:
- a CDS encoding response regulator has protein sequence MDKTKILIVDDNPENIFALSELIKADDLELITANKPEQALSLLLDHDFALALLDVQMPDMSGFELAQFIRGIQKTRHLPIIFVTAQQQDQNIIFKGYESGAVDLMFKPLDPYIVRSKVQTFISLDRQNKLLKAKMEEVEFLRKRAEQANLSKSQFLANMSHEIRTPLASVLGFSDVLVQEDLGEAEKQDSLAAIRRNGELLLRLIDDILDLSKIEANQLHFMKASFNFDDLLKDIATTLGLKASDKGIALEVEAKNPPGLFYKSDLERIKQILLNVTGNAIKFTAQGSVKILCYIQPDRNHHDRVIFEIRDTGIGISEEESKKLFQPFSQADISTRKQYGGTGLGLVISRELAKSMGGDLKLISSAPNVGSFFEVSMLLEKSQGTNQTIEQKVESLNKDIDLQGAKILVVDDVSDNRLLIDRYMRNTHSEILQAANGLEAIEIMEGHNPDLILMDIQMPIMDGYETVRRIRAAGYTKPIIALTAHAMKEEGQKCMDAGCDGVLTKPARRKELLSKIQDVLVT, from the coding sequence GTGGACAAAACGAAGATTCTTATTGTGGATGACAACCCCGAGAATATCTTTGCGCTGAGCGAATTGATCAAGGCTGATGATTTGGAGCTTATTACGGCGAACAAGCCCGAACAGGCGTTGTCGTTACTTTTAGATCACGACTTTGCACTGGCATTACTGGATGTACAGATGCCTGACATGAGTGGTTTTGAACTTGCCCAGTTTATTCGTGGCATTCAAAAGACTCGTCACTTGCCGATTATTTTTGTGACGGCCCAACAGCAGGATCAAAACATTATCTTTAAGGGCTATGAAAGTGGCGCCGTCGATTTGATGTTTAAACCGTTGGACCCCTATATCGTGCGCTCCAAAGTTCAAACTTTTATTTCTTTGGATCGTCAGAACAAACTTTTGAAGGCTAAAATGGAAGAGGTGGAATTCCTGCGCAAACGTGCGGAACAAGCAAACCTTTCCAAGTCTCAATTCCTGGCAAACATGTCCCATGAAATCCGCACTCCCCTGGCTTCGGTTTTGGGTTTTTCGGATGTTTTGGTTCAAGAAGACTTAGGCGAGGCTGAAAAACAGGATTCCCTGGCAGCGATCCGCCGTAACGGTGAATTATTGCTGCGGTTGATTGATGATATTTTGGATCTTTCAAAAATTGAAGCGAACCAGCTTCATTTTATGAAGGCGTCTTTTAACTTTGACGATTTGCTAAAAGATATCGCAACTACTTTGGGACTTAAGGCTTCTGATAAAGGCATCGCCCTTGAAGTGGAAGCCAAAAATCCACCGGGGCTTTTCTATAAATCTGACCTTGAACGTATTAAACAAATTCTTTTAAACGTCACTGGTAACGCGATTAAATTCACGGCCCAGGGCTCGGTTAAAATTCTTTGCTATATCCAACCCGATCGCAATCATCACGACCGCGTGATTTTTGAAATCCGTGACACAGGTATTGGAATTTCCGAAGAAGAATCTAAAAAACTTTTCCAACCCTTCAGCCAGGCGGATATTTCGACTCGCAAACAGTATGGGGGCACAGGTTTGGGATTAGTTATTTCCCGCGAACTTGCCAAATCCATGGGTGGAGATTTGAAACTGATTTCATCGGCACCAAATGTCGGTTCGTTCTTTGAAGTTTCGATGCTTTTAGAAAAATCCCAGGGCACCAACCAAACGATCGAGCAAAAGGTGGAATCATTAAACAAAGACATTGATTTGCAGGGTGCAAAAATCCTGGTGGTGGACGACGTCAGTGACAATCGCCTGCTGATTGATCGCTATATGCGCAACACGCACTCGGAAATCCTGCAAGCTGCAAATGGTCTTGAGGCAATTGAAATCATGGAAGGACACAATCCTGACTTGATCTTGATGGATATTCAAATGCCCATCATGGATGGGTACGAAACAGTTCGCCGCATCCGTGCTGCTGGTTACACTAAGCCTATCATTGCTTTAACTGCCCACGCGATGAAAGAAGAAGGCCAAAAATGTATGGACGCCGGGTGTGATGGAGTTCTTACTAAGCCGGCACGCCGCAAGGAGCTTCTGAGTAAGATTCAGGACGTTCTTGTGACTTAG
- a CDS encoding protein-glutamate O-methyltransferase CheR yields the protein MTVENVQRHLLLEGIFLKYGFDFRKYTEASVTRRIDVILGKHDIPTEADLLARLLTDEGFFRKIMPLFTVNTSEMFRDPSFFRALRTQVIPVLRTYPNLNIWIAGCSTGEEVYSLQILLHEEGLLERSTIYATDINPLALKKAQDGVYDLEGIRVFTKNYVESGGTKSPSDYYTVHYNRARMNPELRERVVFSEHNMATGEGFVEAHLILCRNVLIYFNRELQERVFKLFYESLASRAFLGLGSKESIRFSACAEGFDELNKDDKIYQKARTPLTFYK from the coding sequence ATGACAGTTGAAAACGTCCAACGTCACTTATTGCTGGAGGGGATTTTTCTGAAATACGGATTCGACTTCAGAAAATACACCGAAGCGTCTGTGACCCGACGTATTGACGTTATTCTGGGAAAACACGATATCCCCACAGAGGCAGACCTTTTGGCGCGCTTACTGACCGATGAGGGGTTTTTTAGAAAAATCATGCCGCTTTTCACGGTTAATACCAGTGAGATGTTTCGTGATCCCAGTTTCTTTAGAGCACTGCGAACTCAGGTCATCCCTGTGCTCCGCACCTATCCAAATTTAAACATTTGGATCGCAGGATGCAGCACGGGCGAGGAAGTCTATAGTTTGCAGATTTTGTTGCACGAAGAGGGACTTCTGGAAAGAAGCACCATCTATGCAACAGACATCAATCCCTTGGCGCTAAAAAAGGCTCAGGATGGTGTCTATGACCTGGAAGGCATTCGCGTATTCACTAAGAACTATGTGGAGTCAGGTGGAACCAAATCCCCTTCTGACTATTACACAGTTCATTATAACCGCGCTCGAATGAATCCAGAGCTTCGTGAACGAGTTGTGTTTTCAGAACACAACATGGCCACGGGCGAAGGCTTCGTTGAAGCCCATTTGATATTATGTCGGAACGTGTTGATTTACTTTAACCGCGAACTTCAAGAGAGAGTGTTCAAACTTTTTTACGAGTCACTCGCGTCCCGCGCTTTCCTGGGATTGGGAAGCAAAGAGAGCATTCGATTCTCCGCCTGTGCGGAAGGATTTGATGAGCTTAATAAGGATGACAAAATTTATCAGAAGGCGCGCACACCACTCACCTTTTATAAATGA
- a CDS encoding response regulator produces the protein MKQFTNRSVTGLNSAFLFIVAIMVLNSVFLYSAFQTVKKDEQRVLHSNQVVIEIESVISFAKDAETGMRGFLLTGNKEYLEPYYAGIANSEAAIARLSGLITDNPNQVALLKSLESVLKSRFEVLEENVQQIQKPGPLSRKTTLNEGKILMDQARGFVTKMHAEEKRLLDVRLEEASRSQIYVIISLIGSCLLNIILAATAYYIIRRRQILQSIEAQARERELALKTRLAEISQILAMDYDSETVSKKVLAFIADELRIPAGSMYAHRGDHLESTAHFARVTDNSAAAPLQQVPLNVGLVGEAYRKNEIVEINNIPANYFWVGSGLGKAQPTSLVLVPLFALNKPVGIMELAFFQPMSERQRDFLVQSSDLIATGLASAESRGYLENLLDTTQLQAQELQTQQEELRSANEDLEEQARMLERQQDVVNTRNTELEKINQYKSDFLAKMSHELRTPLNSLLILSTLLRENKEGNLSEQQKNFAGTIYDAGNDLLNLINDILDLSKIEARKLVIRSERFSLKSMTDQLLSTFKPQAEKKGLAIRVILDSTVEDLVMETDAQRLGQILRNFMSNAVKFTDMGSVEIKGHNFKNGFVDITVKDTGIGIKPEQRLTIFEAFEQGNNQISRKYGGTGLGLTISKELSELLGGQIVVQSEEGKGSEFTIRLPIVLPGELTTPSKTQLDINISKGISFDQELRSASSEEVDRILKAVHGEKRTLLIIEDDEKFSALVAEAAKDHEFTPVQVNSGELALQLLDKFTPTAIMLDIKLPGVSGFGVLESLKKIPQLRHVPVHMISALDYPQQTLRMGAMGYLGKPVTMDQIHGAVAQLKTVAAESTRKLLIVEDNQIQREAIVALLQAPDIELTSVATGEEALKEVLARHFDCLVLDLSLPDMTGNDFLEKLNELDHPLPPVIVYTAKQVSKREEEYLRKYSESIILKGARSPERLLDEVSLFLHRVSDTLPLQQQQILSDLQGEENFDGRKLLIVDDDMRNIFALTHVLESKGFKVDAARDGQEALDMAGKDGSYDAILMDLMMPRMDGFESMERIRGLLDHKDTPIIALTAKAMKGDHEKALASGANDYLSKPINIGNLVSVLRVWLHERDVF, from the coding sequence ATGAAACAATTCACGAATCGAAGCGTAACTGGGTTAAATTCAGCATTCCTGTTCATCGTCGCGATCATGGTTTTGAATTCCGTTTTCTTATACTCGGCCTTTCAAACCGTAAAAAAGGACGAACAACGAGTTTTGCACTCTAACCAAGTCGTGATTGAAATTGAAAGTGTCATCTCATTCGCCAAGGATGCGGAAACCGGCATGCGTGGCTTTTTGCTGACGGGCAATAAAGAGTATCTTGAGCCCTACTATGCAGGTATCGCAAATTCTGAGGCCGCCATTGCCCGCCTCTCCGGTTTGATTACCGATAATCCTAACCAGGTGGCTTTACTAAAAAGTCTTGAGAGTGTTTTAAAATCTCGCTTCGAAGTTCTTGAAGAAAACGTTCAGCAGATTCAAAAACCAGGTCCACTCAGTCGCAAAACGACTTTGAATGAAGGTAAAATCCTGATGGACCAAGCCCGCGGCTTTGTGACAAAGATGCACGCCGAAGAAAAAAGACTTCTGGATGTCAGACTTGAGGAAGCAAGCAGATCGCAAATTTACGTCATTATTTCTTTGATCGGTTCCTGCTTATTAAACATCATTCTGGCTGCCACGGCTTACTATATTATCCGTCGTCGTCAAATCCTGCAATCCATCGAGGCCCAGGCACGCGAGCGTGAATTGGCGTTGAAAACTCGCTTGGCAGAGATTTCCCAGATCTTGGCAATGGACTATGACTCCGAGACAGTTTCGAAAAAAGTTTTAGCTTTCATAGCAGATGAACTTCGCATCCCTGCCGGCAGCATGTATGCACATCGTGGAGATCATTTAGAAAGCACAGCGCACTTTGCGCGCGTGACGGACAACTCTGCAGCGGCCCCTTTGCAACAGGTTCCCTTGAACGTAGGTTTGGTGGGTGAGGCATACCGCAAAAACGAAATCGTCGAAATCAACAATATTCCGGCAAATTACTTCTGGGTGGGATCAGGTTTAGGCAAGGCTCAACCGACATCTTTGGTGTTAGTTCCACTATTCGCCCTTAATAAACCAGTCGGCATCATGGAGCTTGCATTCTTCCAGCCTATGAGCGAGCGTCAGCGCGACTTCTTGGTACAATCTTCAGATTTAATTGCTACGGGCCTGGCTTCAGCGGAAAGCCGTGGATATTTAGAAAATCTTTTGGATACAACTCAACTTCAAGCCCAAGAACTGCAAACTCAACAAGAAGAATTGCGTTCGGCCAATGAGGATTTGGAAGAACAAGCCCGCATGTTGGAACGCCAACAAGATGTTGTGAACACGCGTAACACGGAGCTTGAAAAAATCAATCAATACAAATCAGATTTCCTGGCGAAAATGTCGCACGAACTGCGCACGCCATTGAACAGTCTTTTGATTCTGTCCACCCTGCTTCGTGAAAACAAAGAAGGTAACTTGTCAGAGCAGCAGAAAAACTTTGCCGGTACGATCTATGATGCCGGCAATGACTTGCTGAATCTGATCAACGATATTTTGGACCTGTCCAAAATCGAAGCACGAAAACTGGTCATCCGCTCTGAACGATTCTCTTTAAAAAGCATGACGGACCAATTGCTTTCGACATTTAAACCGCAGGCCGAGAAAAAAGGTCTGGCGATTCGCGTGATCTTGGATTCCACGGTCGAAGATCTGGTCATGGAAACCGATGCTCAGCGCCTGGGCCAAATCCTGCGCAATTTCATGTCAAACGCCGTCAAGTTCACGGATATGGGTTCGGTTGAAATCAAAGGACACAACTTTAAAAATGGTTTCGTTGATATCACCGTCAAAGACACAGGCATCGGCATCAAACCTGAACAGCGTCTGACAATTTTTGAAGCCTTTGAACAAGGTAATAACCAGATCAGCCGTAAATACGGTGGCACGGGCCTGGGCCTGACAATTTCTAAAGAACTATCTGAACTCCTGGGAGGTCAGATCGTGGTGCAATCCGAAGAAGGCAAAGGCAGTGAGTTCACCATCCGTCTGCCAATCGTCTTACCGGGTGAACTGACAACTCCATCCAAGACTCAATTGGATATCAATATCTCTAAGGGCATCAGCTTTGATCAAGAGCTGCGCTCAGCTTCTTCCGAAGAAGTTGACAGAATTTTGAAAGCTGTCCATGGCGAAAAAAGAACTCTTCTTATTATTGAAGACGATGAAAAGTTTAGCGCCTTAGTAGCGGAAGCTGCGAAAGACCATGAGTTCACACCGGTTCAGGTGAATTCAGGTGAGCTGGCTCTGCAACTTTTGGATAAATTTACTCCGACCGCCATTATGCTGGATATTAAACTTCCGGGCGTTAGTGGATTTGGGGTTTTGGAGTCTTTAAAAAAGATTCCTCAACTTCGTCATGTACCCGTGCATATGATTTCCGCTTTGGATTATCCTCAGCAGACTTTGCGCATGGGAGCGATGGGATACCTGGGTAAACCGGTGACCATGGATCAAATCCACGGCGCAGTGGCGCAGCTTAAAACTGTTGCTGCTGAATCCACCAGAAAGCTCTTGATCGTTGAAGACAATCAAATTCAACGGGAAGCCATCGTGGCCTTACTGCAGGCTCCAGATATTGAATTGACTTCTGTCGCTACTGGCGAAGAAGCGTTGAAAGAAGTTTTAGCTCGGCATTTTGACTGCCTGGTTCTGGATTTGTCATTGCCAGATATGACCGGCAACGACTTTCTGGAAAAACTGAATGAATTGGATCACCCGCTTCCTCCAGTCATCGTCTATACGGCGAAACAGGTTAGCAAGCGCGAGGAAGAATACCTGCGTAAATACTCCGAAAGCATCATTCTAAAGGGCGCACGTTCGCCGGAAAGACTTTTGGATGAAGTCAGTCTTTTCCTTCACCGCGTATCAGACACTCTGCCATTGCAGCAACAGCAGATTTTGTCGGATTTGCAAGGTGAAGAGAATTTCGATGGCCGTAAACTTTTGATCGTCGATGACGACATGAGAAATATCTTTGCACTGACTCACGTTTTGGAAAGCAAAGGCTTTAAAGTCGATGCGGCTCGTGACGGCCAGGAAGCTTTGGATATGGCGGGTAAAGATGGATCCTATGATGCAATCTTGATGGATTTAATGATGCCACGTATGGATGGTTTTGAGTCTATGGAGCGTATCCGTGGGCTGCTTGACCATAAAGACACTCCGATCATCGCCTTGACTGCCAAAGCGATGAAGGGCGACCACGAAAAAGCTCTCGCGTCCGGTGCCAATGACTATCTTTCTAAACCGATCAACATTGGAAATTTAGTATCGGTATTGCGGGTGTGGTTGCATGAAAGGGACGTGTTTTAG
- a CDS encoding choice-of-anchor D domain-containing protein, with protein sequence MKTLLFLTAAFMISVPVFAQESYEETLTDHEEHTITVNEDSVTVQESYNYNFGFVKKGKSESARFRVRNNGNYPFYINDIDTSGKAFSHKENCGGVLWPGQSCRATVKFAPKQVGQFSGSLHFDLIGRSDIWVFLRGWGYNY encoded by the coding sequence GTGAAAACGCTATTATTTTTAACGGCGGCATTTATGATATCTGTTCCCGTTTTTGCCCAAGAATCCTATGAAGAAACTTTGACCGATCACGAAGAGCACACCATCACCGTCAATGAAGATTCCGTCACCGTTCAAGAGTCCTATAACTATAACTTTGGTTTCGTCAAAAAAGGCAAAAGCGAAAGTGCGCGCTTTCGTGTTCGCAACAACGGCAACTATCCGTTTTACATAAACGATATAGACACTTCGGGAAAAGCATTCAGTCATAAAGAAAACTGTGGCGGTGTTTTATGGCCGGGCCAATCTTGCAGAGCCACTGTGAAATTCGCTCCGAAACAAGTTGGGCAGTTCAGCGGAAGTTTGCATTTTGATTTGATAGGACGATCAGATATTTGGGTTTTCCTGCGTGGGTGGGGTTACAACTATTAG